In Halobaculum magnesiiphilum, the following proteins share a genomic window:
- the mvaD gene encoding phosphomevalonate decarboxylase MvaD has protein sequence MKATATAHPIQGLVKYHGMRDAERRLPYHDSISLCTAPSRTTTTVEWEPDGAPDDDEYRIDGEVVDGRGAERIGMVADHVRDLADLDAAVRVESENSFPSNVGFGSSSSGFAALAMSLVEAAGLDMTRPEISTVARRGSSSAARAVTGAYSVLYAGMNDEDCRSERLDVGVGPDGFDPEEDLRVVTALVPAYKETEEAHREAEASHMFDARMAHVHEQLQRMRDRLRTGEFSGIFEIAEHDSLSLTATTMTGPAGWVYWQPETIAVFNAVRELRQEEDVPVYFSTDTGASVYVNTPAEHAERVEERVAEVGVETDIWEVGGPARVLGESKALF, from the coding sequence ATGAAGGCCACGGCGACGGCCCACCCCATTCAGGGCCTCGTGAAGTACCACGGGATGCGCGACGCCGAGCGGCGGCTCCCGTACCACGACTCGATCAGCCTCTGTACGGCCCCCTCGCGGACGACGACGACCGTCGAGTGGGAACCGGACGGTGCACCCGACGACGACGAGTACCGCATCGACGGCGAGGTCGTCGACGGCCGCGGCGCCGAGCGTATCGGGATGGTCGCCGACCACGTCCGCGACCTCGCGGACCTGGACGCCGCCGTCCGCGTCGAGTCGGAGAACTCCTTCCCGTCGAACGTCGGCTTCGGCTCCTCCTCATCGGGCTTCGCCGCGCTGGCGATGTCGCTCGTGGAAGCCGCGGGGCTCGACATGACGCGCCCCGAGATATCGACGGTCGCGCGCCGCGGCTCCTCGTCGGCAGCGCGCGCGGTTACCGGCGCGTACTCGGTGCTGTACGCCGGGATGAACGACGAGGACTGCCGCTCGGAGCGTCTCGATGTCGGCGTCGGTCCCGACGGCTTCGACCCGGAGGAGGACCTCCGCGTCGTGACGGCGCTCGTTCCCGCGTACAAGGAGACCGAGGAGGCCCACCGCGAGGCGGAGGCGAGCCACATGTTCGACGCCCGGATGGCCCACGTCCACGAGCAGCTCCAGCGGATGCGCGACCGCCTTCGCACCGGGGAGTTCTCGGGCATCTTCGAGATCGCCGAGCACGACTCGCTGTCGCTGACGGCGACGACGATGACCGGCCCCGCCGGCTGGGTGTACTGGCAGCCCGAGACCATCGCCGTGTTCAACGCCGTCCGCGAGCTCCGACAGGAGGAAGACGTGCCGGTGTACTTCTCGACGGACACCGGCGCGAGCGTCTACGTCAACACGCCCGCCGAGCACGCCGAGCGCGTCGAGGAGCGCGTCGCCGAGGTCGGCGTCGAGACCGACATCTGGGAGGTCGGCGGCCCGGCGCGCGTCCTCGGCGAGTCGAAGGCGCTGTTCTGA
- a CDS encoding 3-hydroxyacyl-CoA dehydrogenase family protein, with amino-acid sequence MRGLSDIRTVGVVGAGTMGNGIAQVAATAGYDVVMRDIERRFVDNGLESIESSLSRLDAKDELDESPEAIQDRITGTTAIGDLADADLVVEAALEDMEVKQDIFGDLEDVTDDDVVLATNTSTLSITTIASATDREDLVVGLHFMNPVPIMAGVEVVTGEKTAAEVTDLAHAFAEDLGKETWESDDKPGFVTNRVLMPWINEGIRAYDEGVASKEDMDKGMKLGTNVPMGPLELADHIGLDICLDASETLHEELGDRYKPAYLLKRKVAAGDLGKKTGKGFYEYE; translated from the coding sequence ATGCGCGGACTCTCGGATATTCGGACGGTCGGCGTCGTCGGCGCGGGAACCATGGGCAACGGCATCGCCCAGGTCGCCGCGACCGCCGGCTACGACGTGGTGATGCGCGACATCGAACGACGGTTCGTCGACAACGGGCTGGAGTCGATCGAGTCGTCGCTGTCCCGGCTCGACGCGAAGGACGAACTCGACGAGTCGCCCGAGGCCATCCAGGACCGGATCACGGGAACGACAGCCATCGGCGATCTCGCCGACGCCGACCTCGTGGTCGAGGCGGCGCTCGAGGACATGGAGGTGAAGCAGGACATCTTCGGGGACCTCGAGGACGTGACCGACGACGATGTCGTGCTCGCCACGAACACCTCGACGCTCTCCATCACGACAATCGCCTCGGCGACCGACCGCGAGGACCTCGTCGTCGGCCTCCACTTCATGAACCCCGTCCCGATCATGGCGGGCGTCGAGGTCGTCACCGGCGAGAAGACGGCCGCCGAGGTGACGGATCTGGCGCACGCGTTCGCCGAGGACCTCGGAAAGGAGACCTGGGAGAGCGACGACAAGCCCGGGTTCGTCACCAACCGCGTGCTCATGCCGTGGATCAACGAGGGGATCCGCGCATACGACGAGGGCGTCGCCTCGAAGGAGGACATGGACAAGGGGATGAAGCTCGGTACGAACGTCCCGATGGGCCCGCTCGAACTGGCCGACCACATCGGCCTCGACATCTGTCTCGACGCAAGCGAGACGCTCCACGAGGAGCTTGGCGACCGCTACAAGCCGGCGTACCTCCTCAAGCGGAAGGTCGCCGCCGGCGACCTCGGCAAGAAGACCGGCAAGGGGTTCTACGAGTACGAGTGA
- a CDS encoding DUF7409 domain-containing protein — protein sequence MGDEDVRELKFVGPATAAVLADAPFGAADVREKAVSYRMLIDAGVNPGVAARIRREHSLAWSFESEGEDLARRSSQVRGLGDAERAWVAASSGDWQGQDSEGSDAAEGGAGGDDTDDDVRVDTDDAAATANDDTAATTDDEETDDGEAAERAWVAASARGDASGTKTDGSGDPVAAESAWRERSRPTPVVDVAGVNDRDAADLAEAGITSARALAIADPEEIGEALDRDAAHVAELRDAAAEHVD from the coding sequence GTGGGGGATGAGGATGTCAGGGAGTTGAAATTCGTGGGGCCGGCGACGGCCGCGGTCCTCGCGGACGCGCCGTTCGGCGCGGCGGACGTTCGCGAGAAGGCCGTCTCCTACCGGATGCTGATCGACGCCGGGGTGAATCCGGGCGTCGCCGCTCGCATCCGTCGTGAGCACTCGCTGGCGTGGTCGTTCGAGTCGGAGGGCGAGGACCTCGCCCGCCGCTCGAGCCAGGTCCGTGGTCTCGGCGACGCCGAACGGGCGTGGGTCGCCGCCTCGTCCGGCGACTGGCAGGGCCAGGACTCCGAGGGATCCGACGCCGCGGAGGGCGGTGCGGGCGGCGACGACACTGACGACGACGTTCGGGTCGACACCGACGACGCTGCTGCCACGGCCAACGACGACACCGCGGCCACGACCGACGACGAGGAGACGGACGACGGGGAGGCCGCCGAACGGGCGTGGGTCGCCGCCTCCGCCCGCGGCGACGCGTCGGGCACGAAAACCGACGGCTCGGGCGACCCCGTCGCCGCGGAGTCCGCGTGGCGCGAGCGCTCCCGACCGACGCCAGTTGTCGACGTAGCGGGGGTCAACGATCGGGACGCAGCCGACCTCGCGGAGGCGGGGATCACCTCCGCACGCGCGCTCGCCATCGCCGACCCAGAGGAGATCGGCG